Sequence from the Pontibacter pudoricolor genome:
CAACCTCTGCCGCAGAACTCCCTAAGCTGAATGATATTTACGAGCGCGGAATCCAGAATGGGCTGACAGACCTGAAAAGGCTGCACTCATTAGAAGAGATACGCGAGTATGAACCGCATGTGGCTGGTGTAGAGGCTATACATGTGCCCCAGACAGGTATCATCGATTATCCGGCAATGGCTGCTGCGCTGCTGCGCCTGTTTCAGCAATATGGTGGTGAGGCAGCCTTTGGGGAACAGGTTGTAAAGATCAGGTCTGAGAAGGATAACGTGTATGTGGAGACGACAAAAAACACCTATACTGCTGCCAGCCTGGTTAGCTGCGGAGGCCTTTTCTCAGACAGGGTAGCCAACCTGACGGAAAAAGAGAATGACCTCCGGATCATTCCTTTCAGAGGGGAATATTATAAGTTACGGGAGGAGAAAGAGTACCTGGTGCGCAACCTTATTTACCCGGTGCCGGATCCAAGCTTCCCTTTCCTGGGGGTACACTTTACGCGCATGATACAAGGCGGCATTGAGGCTGGCCCGAATGCTGTGCTGGCCTTTAAGCGGGAAGGTTATACTTTCAGTGATTTTAATTTTAAAGACACGCAGGATACCTTTAGCTGGCCTGGCTTCTGGAAAATTGCTGCCAAATATGGCAAAACAGGCTTGGGCGAAATGTACAGGTCGCTATCAAAGGCGGCATTTACCAAAGCGCTGCAAAAACTGATGCCCGAAGTACAGGAAAATGACCTGGTACCTGGCGGAGCAGGTGTAAGAGCGCAGGCCTGCGACAGGAACGGTAACCTGATCGATGATTTTGACATCCTGAACCGCCATAACATCATACATGTGCGCAACGCTCCTTCGCCGGCGGCAACGTCCTCACTCGCTATCGGGCAGTATATCTGCGATCAGCTGGTAGGCAACAAGGCAACAGTCTAGCAGTAAGAGCTCGGCTTAGTGGTACT
This genomic interval carries:
- the lhgO gene encoding L-2-hydroxyglutarate oxidase; amino-acid sequence: MSAQKYDTIVVGAGLVGLSVAYHLKQNNPDSKVLLIEKEDAVAKHQSGHNSGVIHSGIYYKPGSLKARNCIAGYHSIIEFAEEHGIPYDICGKIIVATSAAELPKLNDIYERGIQNGLTDLKRLHSLEEIREYEPHVAGVEAIHVPQTGIIDYPAMAAALLRLFQQYGGEAAFGEQVVKIRSEKDNVYVETTKNTYTAASLVSCGGLFSDRVANLTEKENDLRIIPFRGEYYKLREEKEYLVRNLIYPVPDPSFPFLGVHFTRMIQGGIEAGPNAVLAFKREGYTFSDFNFKDTQDTFSWPGFWKIAAKYGKTGLGEMYRSLSKAAFTKALQKLMPEVQENDLVPGGAGVRAQACDRNGNLIDDFDILNRHNIIHVRNAPSPAATSSLAIGQYICDQLVGNKATV